The Anastrepha obliqua isolate idAnaObli1 chromosome 5, idAnaObli1_1.0, whole genome shotgun sequence DNA window ccaacaaatttggatgaactaaaacaatccattcgggcaacaattgcggctattcctgtcgcaactctcaaagcagcaatgaacaactttttactaagatgccgcacttgtgtcaacgagcatggggggcatttaaattcaattatttttaaaactaatatagttaagctacatttaataaaatttaatgaccttcaacttgaaaaaaaataaatgaattccatacactaaaaaaaaaagttatttgagtttcttaatgtagcaaaattcatcagccaccctgtatttgtggTGCGACACCTAAAGAAATGAATGACTTAGAAAAGTGTAGAAACAAACAAGTAAATTGAATACTTTATTCATGTTTCTTATAGAATCGAATTTAAAAGGTGGCAAGCACGTTCATCTGAGGAAAAAGCACTTTTAGCTAAGAGAAAGGAATTTGTTCAGAGGGAGTTTAGAGAACAATTAGGCTTGATAGTTGACAAACCGCGAATTGGAGGAAGTGGCACCTCTAATGATGGAAATACAGCACGAAAATGTTTCCTTCATTCAACCATATCATCCGAAATCACAGGAATAGACAAACACGTTATAGACAGATGTAGTTATCTCCTACAATGTCTTTCATCTGGTTTCAAAATTAAttcgaataaattcaaaatatacgcaCTAGACACTGCTTAAATTCTAGTTAGTAAATATTCATGGCATAATTTACCTGCATCAGTTCATAAAGTGCTCATTCATGGGTCGGAGGTGATCGATCATTGTttattatcaattggagaattaTCAGAGGAGGCAGCTGAATCATGTAATAAATTAGTGAAACAATTCAGACGTGACAATACCAGAAAGCACTCAAGAACTGTAACTAACACGGATCTTTTGCACAGGCTTCTTCTCAATTCCGATCCATTTATATCTAGTCTACGAAAATTACCATGAAAAAAGAAATCTATGATGTCAAGAGAAGTGTTAGATTTAAtgagttaaaagttttgtatttctaagtacattaactttttttgaagtgaatgttttattgttttcataaataagaataagttaACTGGCATCCAAGTATACTTTATGCTCATCCTTCCGgaattcaatgtttttttctattattgtttatattttaagatttatgcaaaactttaaacgaaacaaaaaaattttatataaaaaatgtgtgtacctaattttcctttgactttttatattaattatatattactttattatatattattattatattattatatcttatatatattcttattatatatatattactttttatatgtcttaatgttttttttaacaaataaaaacatttctcaacttaaaaacgtACTAATAAGTCATTTATCACGCCAAAAGTTCTTATGACCGCTCTCCCTACGCGGCGGGACCACTGTGCATTGGCTTGAATTTTTCTTGCTAAAAAGTGGCATCGCTCTCCGGTGGCTAACGGAAATAACTTAGAGTTATGCTGCGATTAGGGCGAATTCCCTGTTTTCCATAATCAACCGTTATTTGCAGTTGATCGTCGTATTTTTATTACGACTAATAAAGCAAGTAATTTGAAAATCATTATTCCActtgcataaataaaaaagatactCGTAACGACAACACCCACCAATGCAGTAAACGAAAAttccagaaaattaaaaaaaaaaagaaattgtacaATTACGGAAAACGACCGCCAACGAGCTCAGATAGCGATTGAAATGCACCTGAGCAGTAGTTAATAGGAAAAaccacacagaaaaaaaaaaaaaatcgcggacgAATTAAAATACCAAACAAAATTCGCTTAGCGCAAAACGAAAATTCAGGAAAAGCGCACAGCACGAGCGCGGAACCTGTCGCTCTGTCTGGCTGTCctcaatattgactatttaaCATAGCCAGCCAGCTTTGCTATGCTAGTTGACTGCCTAAATGCCAGCGAAATGTAGCGACCAAGTGGCGCGCTGCAATTGCAATTGGAAATGGAGTTATCTGCCATCATTCCAGCGCTTTGTGAAAACAACTGTCCGATCTGTCCGAGGCTGTCTAACATTGCGAAGTTAATATCAAAATATTGCAGGTATGCCGCCAAATCGTTGCACTTTGCTGCCGTTGCAAGTTCgtctaacaacaacaaaatgcacgCCATTATAATCCAGCAGCAACAGAAACCCCATAGTTACTCCACAATTGCCTTGTCATTGTAATTATCGAAttgttttgttgctttccaacgactattttaattttttattttcttcaaaccaGCTGCTGGTCGCTTCCAAAGCACAAAGCGCAAGGCGCAAGGCGCAAGGCATTTGCAGTGCAACCAAAGTTCGTATATTCCATAAACGATGGAGaaataacaacaaccaaaaggaaagaaaaaatatttttcgttagTTTTTCATGCAGATTTTTTGCAAACGATCTACTGATGCGGCGAGCAGATGAGCTGCAGCCGTA harbors:
- the LOC129248569 gene encoding uncharacterized protein LOC129248569 — translated: MELSAIIPALCENNCPICPRLSNIAKLISKYCRYAAKSLHFAAVASSSNNNKMHAIIIQQQQKPHSYSTIALSFCWSLPKHKAQGARRKAFAVQPKFVYSINDGEITTTKRKEKIFFVSFSCRFFANDLLMRRADELQP